A genome region from Methanococcoides burtonii DSM 6242 includes the following:
- the psmA gene encoding archaeal proteasome endopeptidase complex subunit alpha, whose product MQMAPQMGYDRAITVFSPDGRLFQVEYAREAVKRGTTAAGIKAKDGVVLIVDKRITSRLIEAESIEKIFQIDEHIGVATSGLVADARALVDRARVEAQINMATYDEPIGVKVLSKKICDHKQTYTQYGGVRPYGTALLIAGVDDNLPRLFESDPSGALLEYKATAIGAGRNVFMETFEEMHRDDMTMEEAVMLGMEALYRASDVKIDPATLEVGMVTLEDRQFRKCPVDEVESYVETILAKHKEEDVDETVEEADDEEKQQDE is encoded by the coding sequence ATGCAAATGGCACCACAAATGGGTTATGATAGAGCAATTACCGTTTTTAGTCCCGATGGAAGGCTTTTTCAGGTCGAGTATGCAAGGGAAGCCGTTAAAAGAGGCACTACCGCTGCTGGAATTAAAGCAAAGGATGGTGTTGTCCTCATTGTTGACAAGAGGATCACAAGTAGGTTGATAGAAGCGGAATCTATCGAAAAGATATTCCAGATCGATGAGCATATTGGAGTCGCAACATCAGGTCTTGTTGCTGATGCACGTGCTCTCGTGGACAGGGCCAGAGTGGAAGCTCAGATCAACATGGCTACATACGATGAGCCTATCGGTGTTAAGGTCCTGTCAAAGAAGATCTGTGACCACAAGCAGACATACACACAATATGGTGGTGTCCGTCCTTATGGTACTGCACTTTTGATAGCAGGCGTCGATGACAACCTCCCAAGGCTGTTCGAAAGTGACCCTAGCGGTGCACTCCTTGAGTATAAGGCAACAGCTATTGGCGCAGGCAGAAACGTTTTCATGGAAACTTTCGAGGAAATGCATCGCGATGACATGACCATGGAAGAAGCAGTAATGCTTGGTATGGAAGCGCTTTACAGGGCATCTGATGTAAAGATCGATCCTGCAACGCTTGAAGTGGGTATGGTCACTCTTGAGGACCGCCAGTTCAGGAAATGTCCTGTCGATGAGGTCGAGTCATACGTCGAAACCATTCTTGCCAAACATAAGGAAGAGGATGTTGATGAAACTGTTGAAGAAGCAGATGATGAGGAAAAACAGCAGGACGAGTAA
- a CDS encoding ribosome assembly factor SBDS gives MVSLDESLVARLKKGSKHYEVLVDPDGALEFKKGGNVKIEDILAVESIFEDSGRGDHAAESDLTNAFQTDDVFEIAAYIIKHGEIQLTKEQRKHILEEKTRQVISTIARNAINPQTRAPHPPGRIEKAMEEAKVHIDPLKGVDEQVNIVMKAIRPIIPIRFEEVEIAVKIPSEYAGKSYGDIAKFGTMLRDNWENDGSWVAVVKIPAGMQNDFYGLVNHLTKGDAETKLL, from the coding sequence ATGGTATCTCTTGATGAATCATTGGTTGCAAGGCTAAAGAAAGGCAGCAAACATTATGAAGTGCTTGTGGATCCTGATGGGGCTCTGGAATTCAAGAAAGGAGGCAATGTTAAAATTGAGGATATTCTTGCAGTGGAGTCCATCTTCGAGGATTCGGGCAGGGGAGACCATGCGGCAGAATCCGATCTTACCAATGCATTCCAGACCGATGATGTTTTTGAAATTGCAGCGTATATTATCAAACACGGCGAAATTCAGCTTACTAAGGAACAGAGGAAACATATTCTTGAGGAAAAGACCAGACAGGTCATTTCCACCATTGCACGAAATGCGATAAATCCTCAAACGAGGGCACCTCACCCTCCTGGAAGGATCGAGAAGGCAATGGAAGAGGCAAAGGTCCATATCGATCCTCTGAAGGGTGTGGATGAACAGGTCAATATTGTCATGAAGGCGATAAGGCCGATCATTCCTATTCGTTTTGAAGAAGTTGAGATCGCTGTCAAAATCCCTTCTGAATATGCAGGAAAATCCTATGGGGATATTGCAAAGTTCGGAACCATGCTCAGGGATAACTGGGAGAATGATGGTTCATGGGTTGCTGTGGTCAAGATCCCTGCAGGGATGCAGAATGATTTTTATGGGCTTGTGAACCATCTGACAAAAGGTGATGCGGAAACAAAACTTTTGTAA
- the rrp4 gene encoding exosome complex RNA-binding protein Rrp4: MDRKIVIPGQLLSEKKEMAGPGTYVKNGNIYSLLYGIANFKGRVSVVPFSGKYIPSRKDFIIVNVIDVTPSNWIMETGSPYDGLLHVSEFPKRVDSSEMRKFMDVGDCVIVRVKDVSKAMKVELSMREQGSRALSKGRIIEVVPSKVPRVIGHGGSMVSILKKESNCDVFVGKNGRIWINGKDKDMDRLTTAIEMIESESHMSGLTDKVGMFLRGEPEGTEGSDEEQLVDEEVAGVSLEDDDVTEETSRKVDVLLDNDTDETN; this comes from the coding sequence ATGGATCGTAAAATCGTAATCCCCGGGCAATTACTTTCTGAGAAGAAAGAAATGGCCGGGCCAGGTACTTATGTTAAAAATGGAAATATCTATTCTTTACTTTATGGAATTGCAAATTTCAAGGGAAGGGTTTCAGTAGTACCTTTTTCAGGAAAATATATTCCCTCACGTAAGGATTTCATTATTGTGAATGTCATTGATGTCACTCCTTCCAACTGGATAATGGAAACCGGTTCTCCGTATGATGGTCTTCTTCATGTATCCGAATTTCCTAAACGTGTCGATTCTTCTGAAATGAGGAAGTTCATGGATGTCGGGGATTGTGTCATTGTTCGTGTGAAGGATGTTAGCAAGGCTATGAAAGTAGAGCTTTCAATGCGTGAGCAGGGCTCAAGAGCATTAAGTAAAGGTCGTATCATTGAAGTTGTGCCTTCAAAGGTACCACGTGTCATCGGACATGGTGGGTCAATGGTATCAATTCTTAAGAAAGAGTCGAATTGTGATGTGTTCGTAGGAAAGAACGGCCGTATCTGGATAAATGGTAAGGATAAAGATATGGACCGTCTTACGACAGCGATCGAAATGATAGAAAGTGAATCTCATATGTCCGGTTTAACGGATAAGGTCGGCATGTTTTTGAGGGGTGAACCGGAAGGGACCGAGGGTTCCGATGAAGAACAGCTAGTAGATGAAGAAGTTGCTGGTGTGTCCCTTGAAGATGATGACGTTACCGAAGAGACCAGCCGTAAGGTCGATGTCTTGCTGGACAATGATACCGATGAGACTAATTAA
- the rrp41 gene encoding exosome complex exonuclease Rrp41, with protein sequence MSDKPVKFIDENGLRLDGRRVDEIRPMTVEMGVLSRADGSCYLEWGNNKVLAAVYGPRELHPRRLQRPSEALVRYRYNMAAFSVEDRIRPGPSRRSTEISKVSGEAFETVVMKQFYPGAVIDVFAEVLQADAGTRTAAINAATLALVDAGIPMKGLVAACAVGKVDGQLVIDLNKPEDNYGDADLPIAMTEDGEITLLQMDGNLTADEIAKGVEMVRKGCEQIFAIQKEALLSKFGTTDEMEILEEAELQAEVEKSGIVEDVEAVSDAEDEELEGEENEELELPDEEEAFTDDGEEDASDEAEDLFGEDVSEFEITENAESEDNSSSETEGNESDEDEGEKNE encoded by the coding sequence ATGAGTGATAAACCGGTAAAATTTATTGACGAGAATGGACTTCGTCTTGACGGCAGGCGTGTGGATGAGATCCGCCCGATGACCGTGGAAATGGGCGTACTCTCAAGAGCAGATGGCTCTTGTTATCTTGAATGGGGCAATAATAAGGTCCTTGCAGCTGTATATGGTCCAAGGGAACTTCACCCACGCAGGCTTCAGCGTCCAAGTGAAGCACTTGTAAGGTATAGGTATAATATGGCAGCTTTCTCTGTGGAGGACCGTATCCGTCCTGGTCCAAGCAGGAGAAGTACTGAGATATCAAAGGTAAGCGGAGAGGCATTCGAAACCGTTGTTATGAAACAGTTCTATCCTGGTGCTGTAATTGATGTATTTGCAGAGGTCCTTCAGGCAGATGCAGGCACAAGGACAGCGGCTATCAATGCTGCTACACTTGCACTTGTTGATGCAGGCATTCCTATGAAAGGATTAGTTGCTGCATGTGCTGTTGGAAAGGTGGATGGTCAGCTTGTAATCGATCTTAATAAACCTGAAGACAATTATGGTGATGCTGACCTGCCTATTGCAATGACCGAGGATGGCGAGATAACTTTACTTCAGATGGATGGTAATCTTACTGCAGATGAGATCGCGAAGGGTGTCGAGATGGTCCGAAAGGGCTGTGAGCAGATATTTGCCATTCAGAAGGAAGCTCTTTTATCAAAGTTTGGTACTACTGACGAAATGGAGATTCTCGAGGAAGCTGAGCTTCAAGCAGAGGTCGAAAAATCCGGAATTGTAGAAGATGTCGAAGCAGTTTCTGACGCTGAGGATGAAGAGCTCGAAGGCGAAGAAAATGAAGAACTTGAACTTCCGGATGAAGAAGAAGCTTTCACGGATGACGGGGAAGAGGATGCTTCTGATGAAGCTGAGGACCTGTTCGGTGAAGATGTATCTGAGTTCGAGATAACTGAAAACGCTGAGTCCGAGGATAACAGCTCTTCAGAAACAGAGGGCAATGAGTCCGATGAGGATGAGGGTGAGAAAAATGAGTGA